One segment of Pangasianodon hypophthalmus isolate fPanHyp1 chromosome 10, fPanHyp1.pri, whole genome shotgun sequence DNA contains the following:
- the jmjd7 gene encoding bifunctional peptidase and (3S)-lysyl hydroxylase JMJD7 isoform X3 has translation MEEVRKCLRDFPKEARELYLNEAVPYLDEPLSPLQFYRDWISSNKPCIIRNAFNDWPALSKWNPTYLRQVVGSKLISVAVTPNGYADAVNGDRFVMPEERQMTFSALLDIIEGRVKSSGVFYVQKQCSNLTEELPELTGDVQTHIPWMSEALGKMPDAVNFWLGEEHAVTSMHKDHYENLYCVISGEKTFILLPPTDRPFIPYELYQPATYKQKQDGSFEIVDEEDSEKVPWIPLDPLNADLERFPSYRQARPLCCTVRAGEMLYLPSLWFHHVRQSHGCIAGG, from the exons ATGGAAGAAGTGAGAAAGTGTTTGAGAGACTTCCCGAAAGAAGCTcgag AGCTTTATCTGAATGAGGCAGTACCATATCTGGATGAGCCGCTCTCCCCTCTACAGTTCTACCGGGACTGGATCAGCTCTAATAAGCCCTGTATTATCCGCAATGCCTTCAATGACTGGCCCGCTTTGTCTAAATGGAACCCCACCTATCTCAG GCAGGTTGTTGGCTCCAAGCTCATCAGTGTTGCTGTTACACCAAACGGCTATGCAGACGCTGTTAACGGAGATCGCTTTGTGATGCCTGAAGAGCGCCAGATGACTTTCTCAGCCCTGCTGGACATTATAGAGGGCAGAGTAAAGAGCAGTGGCGTGTTCTATGTGCAGAAACAGTGCTCAAATCTGACTGAGGAACTGCCAGAGCTCACAGGAGACGTACAGACTCACATCCCCTGGATGAGCGAGGCCCTGG GAAAAATGCCTGATGCTGTGAATTTCTGGTTGGGAGAGGAGCATGCAGTCACATCTA TGCACAAAGACCACTATGAGAACCTTTACTGTGTTATCTCCGGAGAGAAGACATTTATTCTACTCCCTCCCACTGATCGACCCTTTATACCATATG AACTGTACCAGCCTGCTACATACAAACAGAAGCAAGATGGCAGCTTTGAAATAGTGGATGAAGAGGATTCagaaaaa GTGCCTTGGATTCCCCTGGATCCTCTAAATGCAGACCTGGAACGCTTTCCCTCCTACAGACAGGCCAGACCACTGTGCTGTACAGTGAGAGCAGGAGAGATGCTTTACCTCCCCTCACTATGGTTCCACCATGTCCGCCAGTCTCATGGATGCATAGCAG
- the jmjd7 gene encoding bifunctional peptidase and (3S)-lysyl hydroxylase JMJD7 isoform X1, with protein MEEVRKCLRDFPKEARELYLNEAVPYLDEPLSPLQFYRDWISSNKPCIIRNAFNDWPALSKWNPTYLRQVVGSKLISVAVTPNGYADAVNGDRFVMPEERQMTFSALLDIIEGRVKSSGVFYVQKQCSNLTEELPELTGDVQTHIPWMSEALGKMPDAVNFWLGEEHAVTSMHKDHYENLYCVISGEKTFILLPPTDRPFIPYELYQPATYKQKQDGSFEIVDEEDSEKVPWIPLDPLNADLERFPSYRQARPLCCTVRAGEMLYLPSLWFHHVRQSHGCIAGTVKGIFLYCILDSVWFTNVVSYGNKFPPQSPGPKTFFNNDI; from the exons ATGGAAGAAGTGAGAAAGTGTTTGAGAGACTTCCCGAAAGAAGCTcgag AGCTTTATCTGAATGAGGCAGTACCATATCTGGATGAGCCGCTCTCCCCTCTACAGTTCTACCGGGACTGGATCAGCTCTAATAAGCCCTGTATTATCCGCAATGCCTTCAATGACTGGCCCGCTTTGTCTAAATGGAACCCCACCTATCTCAG GCAGGTTGTTGGCTCCAAGCTCATCAGTGTTGCTGTTACACCAAACGGCTATGCAGACGCTGTTAACGGAGATCGCTTTGTGATGCCTGAAGAGCGCCAGATGACTTTCTCAGCCCTGCTGGACATTATAGAGGGCAGAGTAAAGAGCAGTGGCGTGTTCTATGTGCAGAAACAGTGCTCAAATCTGACTGAGGAACTGCCAGAGCTCACAGGAGACGTACAGACTCACATCCCCTGGATGAGCGAGGCCCTGG GAAAAATGCCTGATGCTGTGAATTTCTGGTTGGGAGAGGAGCATGCAGTCACATCTA TGCACAAAGACCACTATGAGAACCTTTACTGTGTTATCTCCGGAGAGAAGACATTTATTCTACTCCCTCCCACTGATCGACCCTTTATACCATATG AACTGTACCAGCCTGCTACATACAAACAGAAGCAAGATGGCAGCTTTGAAATAGTGGATGAAGAGGATTCagaaaaa GTGCCTTGGATTCCCCTGGATCCTCTAAATGCAGACCTGGAACGCTTTCCCTCCTACAGACAGGCCAGACCACTGTGCTGTACAGTGAGAGCAGGAGAGATGCTTTACCTCCCCTCACTATGGTTCCACCATGTCCGCCAGTCTCATGGATGCATAGCAGGTACTGTGAAGGGGATTTTCCTGTATTGTATCTTAGACTCTGTTTGGTTTACAAATGTAGTTTCATATGGGAATAAATTCCCTCCTCAATCACCAGGACCGaaaacattctttaataatgacatttga
- the tbpl2 gene encoding TATA box-binding protein-like 2, whose protein sequence is MDEEASLESYFDQSIAGSSEYIFEGDLGLHGPPQLQDPSFLSSSISSQQKDLSEDLDLSFLPDELSAQDEGGENAAVGSAEDSGVFLDCTTAASAEADTDISKRQPAASPFCNLPMTPMTPMTPVAPVAESSGIIPQLQNIVSTVNLACPLDLKAIALQARNAEYNPKRFAAVIMRIREPRTTALIFSSGKMVCTGAKSEEQSRLAARKYARVVQKLGFPAKFLDFKIQNMVGSCDVCFPIRLEGLVLTHQQFSSYEPELFPGLIYRMVKPRIVLLIFVSGKVVLTGAKDRSEIYEAFENIYPILKGFRKQ, encoded by the exons ATGGATGAAGAGGCGTCGCTGGAGAGTTACTTTGACCAGTCAATTGCT GGTTCCTCTGAGTACATATTTGAAGGGGATTTGGGTTTGCATGGCCCCCCACAGCTTCAGGATccctctttcctctcctcctctatCTCCAGCCAGCAGAAAGATCTCTCTGAGGATCTGGACCTGAGCTTTCTGCCTGATGAGCTTAGTGCTCAGGATGAAGGGGGAGAGAATGCAGCAGTGGGTTCTGCAGAGGACAGTGGTGTTTTCCTGGACTGTACAACTGCAGCCTCGGCTGAAGCAGACACTGATATCAGTAAGAGGCAGCCTGCAGCCTCCCCCTTCTGCAACCTCCCTATGACCCCCATGACACCCATGACCCCTGTTGCCCCTGTGGCAGAAAGTTCAGGAATCATTCCACAATTACA GAATATAGTGTCCACAGTAAACCTGGCTTGTCCTCTAGACCTGAAAGCCATTGCCCTTCAAGCTCGAAATGCTGAGTACAATCCAAAG CGTTTTGCTGCTGTAATTATGCGGATCCGTGAACCCAGGACCACTGCCCTCATCTTCAGCTCAGGAAAAATGGTCTGCACTGGTGCAAAGAG TGAGGAGCAGTCTCGCCTTGCTGCAAGGAAGTATGCCCGGGTGGTACAGAAGCTCGGCTTCCCAGCCAAATTTCTCGACTTCAAGATCCAGAACATGGTTGGCAGTTGTGATGTGTGTTTCCCAATACGGTTGGAGGGCCTGGTTCTGACTCACCAACAGTTCAGCAG CTATGAACCCGAGTTGTTTCCTGGTTTGATCTACCGTATGGTGAAGCCACGGATTGTCCTCCTGATTTTTGTGTCTGGAAAAGTTGTTCTTACAG GTGCTAAAGATCGCTCCGAAATATATGAAGCTTTTGAGAATATCTACCCAATTCTGAAAGGATTCAGGaaacagtga
- the jmjd7 gene encoding bifunctional peptidase and (3S)-lysyl hydroxylase JMJD7 isoform X2 codes for MEEVRKCLRDFPKEARELYLNEAVPYLDEPLSPLQFYRDWISSNKPCIIRNAFNDWPALSKWNPTYLRQVVGSKLISVAVTPNGYADAVNGDRFVMPEERQMTFSALLDIIEGRVKSSGVFYVQKQCSNLTEELPELTGDVQTHIPWMSEALGKMPDAVNFWLGEEHAVTSMHKDHYENLYCVISGEKTFILLPPTDRPFIPYELYQPATYKQKQDGSFEIVDEEDSEKVPWIPLDPLNADLERFPSYRQARPLCCTVRAGEMLYLPSLWFHHVRQSHGCIAVNFWYDMDYDIKYNYFQLVDSLTGVVGSL; via the exons ATGGAAGAAGTGAGAAAGTGTTTGAGAGACTTCCCGAAAGAAGCTcgag AGCTTTATCTGAATGAGGCAGTACCATATCTGGATGAGCCGCTCTCCCCTCTACAGTTCTACCGGGACTGGATCAGCTCTAATAAGCCCTGTATTATCCGCAATGCCTTCAATGACTGGCCCGCTTTGTCTAAATGGAACCCCACCTATCTCAG GCAGGTTGTTGGCTCCAAGCTCATCAGTGTTGCTGTTACACCAAACGGCTATGCAGACGCTGTTAACGGAGATCGCTTTGTGATGCCTGAAGAGCGCCAGATGACTTTCTCAGCCCTGCTGGACATTATAGAGGGCAGAGTAAAGAGCAGTGGCGTGTTCTATGTGCAGAAACAGTGCTCAAATCTGACTGAGGAACTGCCAGAGCTCACAGGAGACGTACAGACTCACATCCCCTGGATGAGCGAGGCCCTGG GAAAAATGCCTGATGCTGTGAATTTCTGGTTGGGAGAGGAGCATGCAGTCACATCTA TGCACAAAGACCACTATGAGAACCTTTACTGTGTTATCTCCGGAGAGAAGACATTTATTCTACTCCCTCCCACTGATCGACCCTTTATACCATATG AACTGTACCAGCCTGCTACATACAAACAGAAGCAAGATGGCAGCTTTGAAATAGTGGATGAAGAGGATTCagaaaaa GTGCCTTGGATTCCCCTGGATCCTCTAAATGCAGACCTGGAACGCTTTCCCTCCTACAGACAGGCCAGACCACTGTGCTGTACAGTGAGAGCAGGAGAGATGCTTTACCTCCCCTCACTATGGTTCCACCATGTCCGCCAGTCTCATGGATGCATAGCAG TGAATTTCTGGTATGATATGGATTATGATATCAAGTACAATTACTTTCAACTGGTGGACTCTCTAACCGGAGTTGTGGGTTCACTATGA